A window of the Parambassis ranga chromosome 17, fParRan2.1, whole genome shotgun sequence genome harbors these coding sequences:
- the cdyl gene encoding chromodomain Y-like protein, with protein sequence MATEEFYEVEKIVDKRRSKKGRVEYLVRWRGYGSQGDTWEPESHLSTCMNYVHDFNRQYAERQRDNTLLRSTRGSPSLHCSPAHRPPSRPPPTSGARCDVSGSLASECNQVKPPLSPAQLTPTELSRLASVGGEQPLPVDSFSRGLMSASSAGSARRSVDLSKTGIKILVPKSPMNSRLGSEESPSEAAHSLEAGAQEAHLVPPEVALLEKPAGVQLGPGEERARMGTRPRSQNLLPPPQVPITPAAMRSLSGSGNSALMEAVAASGMSGVQSAVAGATIVTGKRRLEERSAFDKRLRFSVRQTESSYRYRDIVVKKQDGFTHILLSTKSSENNTLNPEVMKEIQSAMATAASDDSKLVLLGAVGSVFCCGLDFVYFIRRLTDDRKKESIKMAETIRTFVNTFIQFRKPIVAAVNGPALGLGAAILPLCDVVWATEKAWFQTPYTSYGQTPDACSSFTFPRIMGLAAANELLLSGRKLTAQEACSKGLVSQVLWPGTFTQEVMLRIKELVAVDSLVLRESKALMRNTSRSALEQANERECETLKRVWGSSQGTDSILQYLQRRTELS encoded by the exons ATGGCTACGGAGGAGTTTTACGAG GTGGAGAAGATTGTCGACAAGAGGCGAAGTAAGAAGGGCAGGGTGGAGTACCTGGTCAGGTGGAGAGGCTATGGTTCACAGGGGGACACCTGGGAACCTGAGAGTCACCTGTCCACCTGCATGAACTACGTCCACGACTTCAACCGTCAGTACGCAGAGCGGCAGAGGGACAACACGCTGCTGCGCTCCACCCGCGGCTCCCCCAGCCTCCACTGCAGCCCCGCCCACAGACCACCCAGCAGACCGCCGCCCACCTCTGGAGCCCGCTGTGACGTCAGCGGAAGTTTAGCCAGCGAGTGTAACCAGGTGAAACCCCctctcagtccagcacagctgacTCCCACCGAACTGTCCCGCCTGGCTTCTGTCGGCGGCGAGCAGCCTCTGCCGGTCGACAGTTTCAGCAGAGGTTTGATGTCAGCATCTTCGGCCGGCTCTGCCCGCCGTAGTGTAGATCTGTCCAAAACTGGAATCAAGATCCTGGTTCCTAAGAGTCCAATGAACAGCCGGCTGGGCTCGGAGGAGTCTCCTAGTGAGGCGGCCCACAGCCTGGAGGCAGGAGCTCAGGAGGCCCACCTGGTCCCGCCTGAGGTTGCTCTGCTGGAAAAACCTGCAGGAGTGCAGCTGGGACCCGGGGAGGAGCGGGCCCGCATGGGGACCAGACCTCGCAGCCAGAACCTCCTACCCCCACCACAGGTCCCCATTACACCTGCTGCGATGCGCTCCCTCAGCGGCTCGG GGAACTCAGCTCTGATGGAGGCTGTTGCAGCCAGTGGGATGTCCGGTGTACAGAGTGCTGTTGCTGGGGCAACCATTGTGACAGGGAAACGCCGTCTGGAGGAACGCTCTGCATTCGACAAACGCCTACGGTTCAGTGTTCGGCAGACTGAGAGCTCCTACCGTTACCGTGACATTGTGGTGAAGAAACAAGATGGCTTTACCCACATCCTGCTGTCCACCAAAAGCTCTGAGAACAACACACTTAATCCTGAG GTGATGAAGGAGATCCAGAGTGCCATGGCGACGGCAGCATCTGACGACAGTAAGCTGGTGCTACTTGGTGCCGTTGGCAGCGTCTTCTGCTGCGGCCTTGACTTTGTGTATTTCATCAGACGTCTGACAGACGACAGGAAAAAGGAGAGCATCAAGATGGCTGAAACCATCAG GACCTTTGTCAATACCTTCATCCAGTTCAGGAAGCCGATTGTAGCAGCAGTGAACGGGCCAGCACTCGGCCTCGGAGCCGCCATCCTGCCACTCTGTGACGTAGTGTGGGCTACTGAGAAAGCCTGGTTCCAGACACCCTACACGTCTTATGGCCAGACGCCTGACGCCTGCTCGTCCTTCACCTTCCCCCGCATCATGGGCCTCGCTGCG GCTAATGAACTGCTGCTGAGTGGCAGGAAACTAACAGCCCAGGAGGCCTGCTCCAAAGGTCTGGTGTCTCAGGTTCTGTGGCCTGGAACcttcacacaggaagtgatgctgcGAATCAAAGAGCTGGTGGCCGTCGACTCGCTG GTTCTGCGAGAGTCCAAAGCCCTGATGAGGAACACCAGCCGCAGCGCTCTGGAGCAGGCCAACGAGCGTGAGTGTGAAACACTGAAGAGAGTCTGGGGCTCGTCACAGGGGACCGACTCCATCCTGCAGTACCTGCAGAGGAGAACCGAGCTCTCCTAA
- the LOC114450095 gene encoding inositol monophosphatase 1-like → MADLWQSAMDHAVAVARKAGQVVGKALHDDRKVMTKSSSVDLVTQTDQKVEQLIIRSVKEKFPTHRFIGEESVAAGESCVLTDEPTWIIDPIDGTTNFVHTFPFVAISIGFSVNKEVEFGVVYSCLEDKMFTARRGRGAFCNGAPLQVSEQTDIKQSMVATEFGSSRAPETVEKIFCSLRNILCIPVQGVRGAGTAAINMCLVASGCVEVYYEIGTHVWDVAAGSLIVTEAGGVLMDVEGGDVDLMSRKIVAANSKTIAERIIEEIAAFSPPRDDVLPQHQ, encoded by the exons ATGGCTGACCTCTGGCAGAGCGCCATGGATCACGCCGTAGCTGTTGCACGGAAAGCCGGACAG GTGGTGGGTAAGGCTCTGCATGATGACAGGAAGGTGATGACAAAGAGTTCGTCTGTTGATTTGGTGACACAAACGGACCAGAAGGTGGAACAGCTCATCATCCGTTCAGTGAAGGAGAAGTTCCCCACACACAG gTTCATAGGGGAGGAGTCCGTGGCTGCAGGTGAGTCTTGTGTTCTGACTGATGAGCCCACGTGGATCATTGACCCCATCGACGGAACAACCAACTTTGTTCACAC GTTTCCCTTTGTTGCCATTTCAATCGGCTTCTCTGTCAACAAAGAG GTTGAGTTCGGTGTGGTGTACAGCTGCCTTGAAGATAAGATGTTCACAGCGAGGCGGGGGAGGGGGGCGTTCTGCAACGGAGCGCCGCTTCAGGTTTCTGAGCAGACAG acatAAAACAGTCGATGGTCGCCACAGAGTTCGGTTCAAGCAGGGCCCCTGAAACTGTGGAGAAGATCTTTTGCAGCCTGAGGAACATCTTGTGTATCCCTGTTCAAGG ggtcCGTGGTGCTGGCACTGCAGCCATCAACATGTGTCTGGTGGCATCCGGTTGTGTTGAAGTGTATTATGAGATAGGGACCCACGTTTGGGATGTGGCTGCTGGGTCACTCATTGTGACAGAGGCTGGAGGAGTCCTGATGGACGTGGAAG GAGGAGATGTGGACCTCATGTCCAGAAAAATTGTTGCGGCAAACAGCAAAACTATCGCAGAGAGAATCATCGAAGAGATCGCTGCCTTCTCTCCACCCAGAGATGATGTGCTGCCACAGCATCAGTGA
- the LOC114450096 gene encoding inositol monophosphatase 1-like has protein sequence MADWTDCLNFGISIAKQASETILVAYHQQKDVKLKSSSADLVTETDQRVEAILISAIRSKYPQHRFIGEESVAAGEHLELTDCPTWIIDPIDGTVNFVHRFPFVAVSIAFTVNKQTEFGIVYSCVEDKLFHAQRGRGAFLNGDPLRASGQQDISRCVVVTEIGAERDDLALSTMTSNIFRLLKLPVHGVRALGTAAVDMCQVATGGADAYYHIGMHCWDIAASAIIVQEAGGVVMDTDGSAFDMMSRRVIAASSSAVANHIAQVIQAFPCRRDDKVSV, from the exons ATGGCCGACTGGACTGACTGTCTGAACTTTGGCATCTCCATCGCTAAGCAGGCCAGTGAG ACCATCCTGGTGGCTTATCACCAGCAAAAAGACGTGAAGCTGAAAAGTTCTTCAGCTGATTTGGTAACAGAAACTGACCAGAGAGTGGAGGCAATCCTGATCTCTGCCATCAGGAGCAAATACCCTCAACACAg GTTCATCGGGGAGGAATCTGTGGCAGCCGGTGAGCATCTGGAGCTGACCGACTGTCCCACCTGGATCATTGACCCCATCGATGGGACTGTTAACTTCGTGCACAG GTTTCCATTCGTGGCCGTCTCCATTGCCTTCACTGTCaacaagcag acagagTTTGGGATTGTGTACAGCTGTGTGGAGGACAAACTGTTCCATGctcaaagaggaagaggagctttCCTCAACGGAGACCCGCTGCGTGCCTCTGGGCAGCAAG ACATAAGCAGGTGTGTGGTAGTGACGGAGATCGGGGCAGAGCGTGATGACCTCGCTCTGTCCACCATGACCTCCAACATCTTTAGACTGCTGAAGCTTCCTGTCCACGG GGTTCGTGCACTGGGGACAGCGGCGGTCGACATGTGTCAGGTGGCTACTGGAGGAGCCGATGCCTACTATCACATTGGGATGCACTGTTGGGACATTGCCGCATCTGCCATCATTGTCCAGGAGGCCGGAGGTGTCGTCATGGATACAGATG GCTCAGCCTTCGACATGATGTCCAGGAGAGTGATCGCTGCCAGCTCTTCTGCTGTGGCCAATCACATCGCTCAGGTGATCCAGGCATTTCCCTGTCGCCGTGACGATAAAGTGTCTGTGTAG
- the riok1 gene encoding serine/threonine-protein kinase RIO1, whose product MSAIACVPGQFDDAEEESSQTVLQSHICDLTLQPSPEQHNNSEEEEEEEEEDDDEDGDEEEWVWSSAGELTKRYNRTTLSSQFNRQSPSNRMLPPSTPSGKALRKYEHKINLEKLNYADSVINKVTAMQRQKDADTHRVKDKSDRATVEQVLDPRTRMILFKMLSRGVICEINGCISTGKEANVYHASTGSTGDSRAIKIYKTSILLFKDRDKYVSGEFRFRHGYCKGNPRKMVRTWAEKEMRNLIRLQTARIPSPEPLLLRSHVLLMSFIGKDNIPAPLLKNAVLSESKARELYLQVIQNMRKMFQDAQLVHADLSEFNMLYHNGDAYIIDVSQSVEHDHPHALEFLRKDCSNVNEFFVKHSVAVMTVRELFDFITDSSITCHNIDQYLEKAMVVAAERTLEQRSDQDRVDEEVFKKAYIPRTLTEVSHYERDVELLRTKEEESAISGHAENILYQTLTGLKKDLSGVQMVPALLEDNGSSSEEEEEEEDEEEEKQEQSEEAPVDKKERKKMVKEAQREKRKTKTPKHVKKRKEKVAKMKKGR is encoded by the exons ATGTCGGCGATCGCGTGTGTACCCGGCCAGTTTGATGACGCGGAGGAGGAAAG CAGCCAAACAGTCCTGCAGAGTCACATCTGTGATTTGACTCTGCAGCCTTCACCagagcagcataacaacagtgaggaggaagaagaagaagaagaagaagatgatgatgaagatggagatGAAGAAGAGTGGGTGTGGTCTTCAGCAGGAGAACTGACCAAAAGATATAACCGGACGACTCTCAGCTCTCAA TTCAACAGACAGAGTCCGTCCAATAGGATGCTTCCACCATCAACTCCGTCTGGCAAAGCTCTGAGGAAATATGAACACAAGATCAACctgg AAAAACTGAACTACGCTGACTCTGTGATCAATAAAGTCACAGctatgcagagacagaaagatgcCGACAC GCACAGAGTAAAAGACAAATCTGATCGAGCCACTGTTGAACAG GTCTTAGATCCTCGAACTAGAATGATACTGTTCAAGATGCTGAGTCGAGGAGTCATCTGTGAGATCAATGGCTGCATCAGTACAGGGAAGGAG GCAAATGTTTATCACGCCAGCACAGGCAGCACAGGCGACAGCAGAGCCATCAAGATCTACAAGACGTCCATCCTTCTGTTCAAAGACCGAGACAAATACGTCAGCGGGGAGTTCCG GTTTCGCCACGGTTACTGCAAAGGAAACCCCAGAAAGATGGTGAGAACATGGGCCGAGAAAGAAATGAGGAACCTCATCAG gcTGCAGACAGCACGAATCCCCAGCCCTGAACCTCTGCTGCTCAGGAGTCATGTTCTGCTGATGAGCTTTATCGGAAAAGACAACAT ACCGGCTCCTCTGCTGAAGAACGCGGTGCTGTCCGAGTCAAAGGCACGGGAGCTCTATCTGCAGGTTATACAGAACATGAGGAAAATGTTCCAGGATGCGCAGCTTGTCCACGCCGACCTTAGCGAATTCAACATGCT GTATCACAACGGAGATGCCTACATCATTGACGTGTCACAGTCGGTAGAGCACGATCATCCTCACGCTCTGGAGTTCCTTCGAAAAGACTGCAGCAACGTCAATG AGTTCTTTGTGAAGCACAGTGTGGCTGTGATGACAGTCAGAGAGCTCTTTGACTTCATTACTGATTCGTCGATTACCTGCCACAACATCGACCAGTACCTGGAGAAG GCAATGGTAGTTGCTGCTGAGCGGACACTGGAGCAGCGGTCCGATCAAGACCGCGTGGATGAGGAG GTGTTTAAGAAGGCCTACATCCCCCGCACCCTGACGGAGGTCAGCCACTATGAGCGAGACGTGGAGCTGCTGAGGacgaaggaggaggagtcagctATTAGTGGACATGCAGAGAAC ATTTTGTATCAGACGCTGACCGGACTGAAGAAGGATCTCTCTGGAGTGCAGATG GTTCCTGCTCTCCTGGAAGATAATGGCTCTTCatcagaagaggaagaagaggaagaagatgaagaggaagaaaagcagGAGCAGAGTGAGGAAGCTCCAGTGGACAAAAAg gagaggaagaagatggtGAAAGAAGCACAACGAGAAAAACGAAAGACCAAAACACCAAAACACGtcaagaagaggaaggagaaggtggCCAAGATGAAGAAGGGCAGATGA
- the LOC114449323 gene encoding protein disulfide-isomerase TMX3-like, with product MSDRRHMVLLTVLLFVSVVSVSAFVEELDDSFLKRKEADDIWLIKFYAPWCTFCKKLDPIWHQIGSELRSLGSPVQVGKSDATTATGLAKEFKVINYPAILMLKKNVKYNYPGARTKDGITDFAHRVGGPLIRPLSSQQLFQHAMSRHDVMIVYVGATSELKGNYTLAAEELIIHTYFFSATRDVLPKAVSLPSLPAVVVFKDGTYFTYSEERDGDLKLWINKERFPNFSQIDSYTLYSMGESGKLVLLALVEENLLCDESQRSKSLVEAVAAEHRETYRRNFYFGFMVDTNYISGLMMSEVIVPSYIVVNLSSDGYFLPLGTVDTKHHLLDFLDGVMNGTIKSQGGNSITQRTRRLIYDAKVTLTPVFSQAPLLGCFLVGFPVALAAVFCYLCCKARPTLIDDDDDGVALLAPSLQHRKKPTNKKSD from the exons ATGTCGGACAGGAGGCACATGGTTCTGCTCACAG tgctgctgtttgtgtcagtgGTGTCAGTGTCAGCCTTTGTGGAAGAGCTTGATGATTC CTTCTTGAAGAGAAAAGAAGCTGACGACATCTGGCTCATCAAA TTTTATGCCCCCTGGTGTACCTTCTGTAAGAAGCTTGATCCTATTTGGCATCAGATTGGATCGGAACTCAGAAGTCTTGGTTCTCCAGTCCAAGTTGGAAAATCAGACGCCACCACCGCCACTG GTTTAGCCAAAGAGTTCAAGGTCATAAATTATCCAGCCATCCTCAT GCTgaagaaaaatgtgaaatataaTTATCCTGGAGCGAGAACCAAAGATGGAATCACAGACTTTGCACACCGAGTTGGAGG GCCTCTGATTCGACCTCTGAGCAGTCAGCAGCTCTTCCAACATGCCATGAGTCGCCACGATGTAATGATTGTTTATGTTGGAGCCACATCAGAGCTTAaa GGAAACTACACGTTAGCAGCAGAGGAGCTGATTATCCACACCTACTTCTTCTCTGCTACCAGAGATGTGCTGCCAAAG GCTGTGTCTCTGCCCTCTCTGCCGGCTGTGGTGGTTTTTAAAGACGGGACCTACTTCACCTACAGTG aggaaCGTGACGGTGACCTGAAGCTGTGGATCAACAAAGAACGATTCCCAAACTTCTCTCAGATTGACAGctacacactgtacagtatggGAGAGTCAG GAAAACTGGTGCTGTTGGCTTTGGTGGAGGAGAATCTCCTGTGTGATGAGAGCCAAAG GTCTAAGAGTCTGGTGGAGGCTgtggctgcagagcacagagagACATACAGAAG GAACTTCTACTTTGGCTTCATGGTAGACACTAATTACATTAGTGGGCTCATGATGAG TGAGGTCATCGTGCCCTCGTACATCGTGGTGAATTTGTCCAGTGATGGCTACTTCCTACCATTGGGTACTGTGGACACAAAGCACCACCTACTGGACTTCCTAGATGGCGTGATGAATGGCACCATCAAG AGCCAGGGAGGAAACAGTATCACTCAGCGGACCAGACGCCTGATTTATGATGCCAAAGTGACCCTGACA CCGGTGTTCAGCCAGGCTCCACTGCTGGGCTGCTTCCTGGTTGGCTTCCCTGTTGCTCTTGCCGCTGTCTTCTGTTACCTCTGCTGTAAGGCCCGACCCACCCTGATCGATGACGACGATGATGGGGTTGCGCTGTTAGCGCCGTCACTGCAGCACCGCAAGAAACCTACCAACAAGAAGTCAGACTGA
- the rpp40 gene encoding ribonuclease P protein subunit p40 — MSVDVSPTPQSLLVCDRSSFLDQKNRLNSQVEQLRFNYKVSLLLPECGSAPSHLDSVLNSFSSFCVIRNLPIYELLDRHFLESAVYHGSVYGLSYGTRMDEDNCVALMPNGRLSLSLDKDSYELLGLQGKPSRFNHRTRIRFVVSIDLTDSNMAPGGQGYLRLLTGLKSRLQLQTDFLLSHHPGGIPSLQPLLSRFEWSEHKPKVVHRSLTDLACPVLTSDQWSCDPHSFLEWLGAVDADISSENSSSTFLSSWVCPEPQRPVSQALSVSVCGLLLPQDLHRLTQALRGYLEQPRLESWASMTVHGFVDSVVSWGENEHRVHRGGHNFYTLLMFHNHMYHLHLASEAKDSCPP; from the exons ATGTCCGTGGACGTGAGTCCGACTCCGCAGAGCCTCCTGGTCTGTGACCGGTCCAGCTTCCTTGACCAGAAGAATCGGCTCAACTCACAAGTGGAGCAGCTGCGCTTCAACTACAAG GTGTCCCTGCTGCTCCCCGAATGTGGCTCCGCCCCCTCCCACCTTGACTCTGTCTTGAACAGTTTCAGTAGTTTCTGCGTGATCCGGAACCTGCCCATATATGAGCTGCTGGACCGACACTTCCTGGAGTCAGCCGTATACCACG GCAGCGTGTACGGCCTGTCCTACGGGACCCGGATGGATGAAGATAACTGTGTTGCTCTGATGCCAAACG gtcgtctgtctctgtctctggacAAAGACTCCTATGAGTTGTTGGGACTTCAAGGGAAACCATCCAGATTCAACCACAGAACTCGCATCAGATTCG TGGTGTCCATTGACCTGACCGACAGTAACATGGCTCCTGGCGGGCAGGGCTACCTGAGGCTCCTCACAGGTCTTAAGTCACGCCTCCAACTGCAGACTGACTTCCTGCTGTCGCATCATCCAG gcggCATACCCTCTCTGCAGCCCCTTCTGTCTCGCTTCGAATGGTCAGAGCACAAGCCCAAGGTCGTACATCGAAGTCTAACTGACCTGGCCTGCCCTGTTCTGACTTCTGACCAGTGGTCATGTGACCCTCACAGCTTCCTGGAATGGCTTGGAGCTGTGGACGCTGACATCAGCAG TGAGAACTCATCCAGCACTTTCCTGTCCTCATGGGTCTGTCCTGAACCACAGAGACCAGTCAGTCAAGCCCTGAGCGTGTCGGTCTGTGGCCTGCTTCTGCCTCAGGACCTTCATCGCCTCACACAGGCGCTCAG GGGTTACCTGGAGCAGCCGAGGCTGGAGTCCTGGGCGTCCATGACCGTTCATGGTTTTGTGGACAGTGTAGTGTCATGGGGAGAAAACGAGCACAGGGTGCATAGAGGTGGACACAACTTCTACACCCTGCTGATGTTCCACAACCACATGTACCATCTACACCTGGCCTCCGAGGCAAAGGACTCCTGTCCACCATGA
- the opn4.1 gene encoding melanopsin-like, whose amino-acid sequence MSHLHPSGTSPLCSLGENCTEPYRSLRASKLLRVPEHTPTRRAFLQPDSFPTVDVPDHAHYIIGSVILLVGVTGMLGNALVIYVFCRSQTLRSPSNLLVVNLAAADLLMSLTQSPVFFVASLHRRWIFGEVACELYAFCGALFGITSMMTLTAIAADRCLVITRPLTMLGGVSHRRVLAIMTGVWLYSLGWSLPPFFGWSAYVPEGLQTSCSWDYMSFTAAVRTYTILLFVFVFFIPLALIAGCYLAIFRAVRRAGREVEQLSCGETTKAYERLRSEWRMAKVALGVILLFIVSWSPYSVVALTATAGYSHLLTPYMNSVPAVIAKASAIHNPIIYAITHPKYRVAIGRYIPLLRNVLRLQEKDLRSSFSSSAASSHRTMLNSSPAQPSAAVRSGGRWGNCRLSSASDSESCWTESEADGSSAGSAAFNRQVPSEVSAEPPGSTLRASRSERPDRAPPVQPAAML is encoded by the coding sequence ATGAGTCACCTCCACCCGAGCGGGACATCACCCCTCTGCTCTTTGGGGGAAAACTGCACCGAGCCTTATCGCAGCCTCAGAGCATCGAAGCTGCTCCGCGTGCCTGAACACACCCCCACACGCCGTGCCTTCCTCCAGCCTGACTCTTTCCCCACCGTGGACGTCCCTGATCATGCCCACTACATCATCGGCTCTGTCATCCTGTTGGTGGGGGTGACGGGCATGCTGGGAAACGCTCTGGTCATCTACGTGTTCTGTCGCAGTCAGACTCTGCGGTCACCCAGCAACCTGCTGGTTGTTAACCTAGCGGCGGCTGACCTCCTGATGTCTCTGACTCAGTCTCCGGTCTTCTTTGTGGCTAGCCTGCACCGCCGCTGGATTTTTGGGGAGGTGGCCTGTGAGTTGTATGCCTTCTGTGGTGCTCTGTTTGGCATCACCTCCATGATGACCCTGACGGCCATCGCAGCGGACCGCTGTCTGGTGATCACACGGCCTCTGACGATGCTGGGAGGTGTGAGTCACCGGCGGGTGTTGGCAATAATGACAGGAGTGTGGCTGTACTCCCTGGGCTGGAGCCTGCCACCTTTCTTTGGGTGGAGCGCCTACGTCCCTGAAGGCCTGCAGACATCTTGTAGCTGGGACTATATGAgcttcacagcagctgtgcgcACCTACACCATCCTGTTGTTCGTCTTTGTCTTCTTCATCCCACTGGCCCTCATTGCTGGCTGCTATCTCGCCATCTTCCGGGCAGTGCGGCGGGCAGGGCGGGAGGTGGAGCAGCTGAGCTGTGGAGAGACCACTAAAGCGTATGAGCGTCTGCGCAGTGAGTGGCGGATGGCCAAAGTAGCTCTGGGAGTGATCCTCCTGTTCATCGTGTCCTGGTCACCGTACTCCGTCGTAGCTCTCACTGCCACCGCTGGCTATTCCCACCTGCTGACTCCATATATGAACTCAGTTCCTGCCGTCATTGCCAAGGCCTCCGCCATACACAACCCCATCATCTACGCCATCACGCACCCAAAGTACCGTGTCGCCATCGGGCGCTACATCCCACTGCTGCGCAACGTGCTGCGGCTGCAGGAGAAGGATCTACGGTCCTCCTTCAGCTCCAGTGCTGCTTCATCTCATCGCACAATGCTCAACAGCTCACCCGCCCAGCCCAGCGCTGCTGTCCGCAGCGGTGGCCGCTGGGGAAACTGCCGTCTGTCGTCGGCATCTGATAGTGAATCGTGCTGGACAGAGAGTGAAGCTGATGGATCTAGTGCTGGATCAGCCGCCTTCAACCGGCAGGTGCCCTCAGAGGTCTCCGCTGAGCCCCCAGGCTCCACCCTACGAGCCAGCAGATCGGAAAGACCGGACCGAGCACCGCCAGTTCAGCCAGCAGCAATGCTGTGA